Within the Arachis duranensis cultivar V14167 chromosome 10, aradu.V14167.gnm2.J7QH, whole genome shotgun sequence genome, the region tcatccatgaagacttatATGAACttttctaccatatctgagaaaatagaaagcatgcagcgctgaaaggttgcaggcgcattgcatagcccaaatggcatgcgcctgtaagcaaacactccatatggaCAAGTAGATTATGTTTTTTCCTGAtctcttggatcaaccactatttggttatatcctgaataaccatctaaaaagtaGTAGTAAGCATGTCCTGCAAGTCTTTCCAGCATCTGATCCATAAAGGGGAGTGGGAAGTGATTTTTTCGTGTGGATGCGTTGAGTTTtctatagtcaatgcacattCTCCATCCCATGACAATTCTTGTAGGTATGAGCTGATTCCTTTCGTTAGGCACTACTGTGATTCTTCCTTTCTTCGGAACTACTTGAACGGGACTTACCCATGGACTGTTAGAGATTGGGTAGATTACCCCTGCTTGCCACAGCTTCATGACTTCCTTCTGCACTACCTCTTTCATGGCTGAATTTAATCTCCTTTGGGGTTGAATAGAAGGTTTAGAATCATCTTCCAGCagtatcttgtgcatgcatatggctgAACTAATCCCCTTCAAGTCAGCCAGAGTCCACCCAATGGCATCCTTATGCTTTTGCAACACTTAGAGTAATTCCTCCTCTTGTTCTTGGCTGAGAGCTGAGTTTATGATTATTGGAAAGCTTTTGTTTTTTCCCAGGTATGCATATTTAAGGGTGGGTGGTAATTCCTTCAGTTCAAGTTTGGGTGCTTCTTTCCCTTCATTCTTTCCTTCTAGTGTCTCCTGGTCATGAACCTCAGCTGTTGCTACCTCTTCACTCAATGTTGATTCATCTTCTTCTGTtagctcctcaatttcttcCTCCTCCAAAGTTTCTTGTAATATAGCTTCCATTGAATGCAACCTCATACACTCTCCTAATGAGTCTtgtgggtaactcatggccttgAACACATTGAATATCATCTTCTCATCATGCAATCTAATAGTaagttcacccttttggacgtcaataatggctccaacagtggctaagaatggccttcccaaaATGATGGATGCTTTAGCTTCCTCCTCCATGTCTAGCACTACAAAGTCTGCTGGAAAAATAAAGTCTCCCACCTTTACCTACAAATTCTCCACTATTCCCTGGGGAAATTTGAATACTCGGTCTGCCAATTGTAGGGCCATCCTAGTCGGTTTGGCTTCCTTAATCttcattcttttcatcattGTCGAAGAcatcagatttatgcttgctcctagatCACACAGGGCCTTCTCCACTGTGATCTCCCCTATAATTTGTGTTGAATAATGGCACTACATTCTTCGGTTAACACCACTGTCTCGTTGTTTCTCCAGCTTCTCTTTTTAGTCATTAACTCCTTCAAAAACTTAGCATAACGCGGCATTTGCTCTATTACTTCTgcaaagggtatgttgatttgtaaccttttgaagatttccaagaatcttGAAAATTGGCTATCAtctcccttcttcttcaattGCTGAGGATATGGGGCTTTTGGAGGATATGACCTCAGCACCTCTTCTTCTCGATGTGTATTAGGAGGGATGACTTGATCTTCTTTTTGTTCTATTTCCCTTTCGTCCGAATTCTCCGCTGATGGTGTCTTGGAAGTCTCCTTCAATTCCTTTCCACTTCTGAGGGTGATGGCTTGGCATTCCTCCCTTGGGTTTGGATTAATGTTACAGCAATTGGTTTGGCTAGGGATTTGCTTGAACAAGTAGCCAATTTGTGCTTCGAGTTTCTTGATGGCCGCATTTTGATTTTGCATATTAGATCTCACTTCCTCTTGGAATGCCTTACTATCTTTGACTTCCTTGCATAGAccttcaagtaaggtttcaattCTAGAGAGTCTATCCTCAGAGTATGATGGTGGGTTTGGGTTATAAGAGTGAGGATGATCATGCTTGTTTTGATATGGGTGTTGAGGAGTGTGGTTAGGTGGTTGTTGATATGATCTTTGTAATGAATGTTGGTGGACAGCATGGTTGTTAAGATTGTGATTCTGACGTCTCTGATCTTGgtcttggtcttgttgatttctccACCCAAAGTTGGGGTGGTTCTTCCATCCTAGATTGTatgttttggagtatggatcatgatttTGCCTTGGTGAATtaccaacatagttggcttgctcccattcACCTCCTTCCTctatgtttactccttcttggGTTAATGATTGTGTGGTGACTGCTACAACTTGGTTCTTCTCCATTTGCTTTGTAAAGTCAGCTAGTTGCTTGGCAAtcatcttgttctgagctagtagtgcatcaacatggttcagttCCATTACACCTCGAGTATTGCTCCTCTCaaaagcatagaagtagtcattctcaactacagtctcaatgacatctatggcttattcaatggtcttcttcttgttcaaaaatcCTCTGGATGAGTGGTCTACTACCTTTTTTGATTCATACGAGAGTCCCTCATATAAAATATgcagctgatgagcggataatttgaatactttttggcattgtttttagtatgtttttagtatgatctagttagtttttagtatatttttattagtttttagttaaaattcacttttctggactttactatgagtttgtgtgtttttctgtgatttcaggtattttctggctgaaattgagggacctgagcaaaaatctgattcagagactgaaaaggactgcagatgctgttggattctgacctccctgcactcgaagtggattttctggagctacagaagcccaattggcgcgctctcaacggcgttagaaagtagacatcctgggctttccagcaatatatgatagtccatactttgcccaagatttgatggcccaaaccggcgttcaaagtcaccctcagaaatcccagcgttaaacgccagaactggcacaaggatgggagttaaacgcccaaaatggcacaaaagctggcgtttaactcaaagaaaagtctctacacgaaaatgcatCAATGNNNNNNNNNNNNNNNNNNNNNNNNNNNNNNNNNNNNNNNNNNNNNNNNNNNNNNNNNNNNNNNNNNNNNNNNNNNNNNNNNNNNNNNNNNNNNNNNNNNNNNNNNNNNNNNNNNNNNNNNNNNNNNNNNNNNNNNNNNNNNNNNNNNNNNNNNNNNNNNNNNNNNNNNNNNNNNNNNNNNNNNNNNNNNNNNNNNNNNNNNNNNNNNNNNNNNNNNNNNNNNNNNNNNNNNNNNNNNNNNNNNNNNNNNNNNNNNNNNNNNNNNNNNNNNNNNNNNNNNNNNNNNNNNNNNNNNNNNNNNNNNNNNNNNNNNNNNNNNNNNNNNNNNNNNNNNNNNNNNNNNNNNNNNNNNNNNNNNNNNNNNNNNNNNNNNNNNNNNNNNNNNNNNNNNNNNNNNNNNNNNNNNNNNNNNNNNNNNNNNNNNNNNNNNNNNNNNNNNNNNNNNNNNNNNNNNNNNNNNNNNNNNNNNNNNNNNNNNNNNNNNNNNNNNNNNNNNNNNNNNNNNNNNNNNNNNNNNNNNNNNNNNNNNNNNNNNNNNNNNNNNNNNNNNNNNNNNNNNNNNNNNNNNNNNNNNNNNNNNNNNNNNNNNNNNNNNNNNNNNNNNNNNNNNNNNNNNNNNNNNNNNNNNNNNNNNNNNNNNNNNNNNNNNNNNNNNNNNNNNNNNNNNNNNNNNNNNNNNNNNNNNNNNNNNNNNNNNNNNNNNNNNNNNNNNNNNNNNNNNNNNNNNNNNNNNNNNNNNNNNNNNNNNNNNNNNNNNNNNNNNNNNNNNNNNNNNNNNNNNNNNNNNNNNNNNNNNNNNNNNNNNNNNNNNNNNNNNNNNNNNNNNNNNNNNNNNNNNNNNNNNNNNNNNNNNNNNNNNNNNNNNNNNNNNNNNNNNNNNNNNNNNNNNNNNNNNNNNNNNNNNNNNNNNNNNNNNNNNNNNNNNNNNNNNNNNNNNNNNNNNNNNNNNNNNNNNNNNNNNNNNNNNNNNNNNNNNNNNNNNNNNNNNNNNNNNNNNNNNNNNNNNNNNNNNNNNNNNNNNNNNNNNNNNNNNNNNNNNNNNNNNNNNNNNNNNNNNNNNNNNNNNNNNNNNNNNNNNNNNNNNNNNNNNNNNNNNNNNNNNNNNNNNNNNNNNNNNNNNNNNNNNNNNNNNNNNNNNNNNNNNNNNNNNNNNNNNNNNNNNNNNNNNNNNNNNNNNNNNNNNNNNNNNNNNNNNNNNNNNNNNNNNNNNNNNNNNNNNNNNNNNNNNNNNNNNNNNNNNNNNNNNNNNNNNNNNNNNNNNNNNNNNNNNNNNNNNNNNNNNNNNNNNNNNNNNNNNNNNNNNNNNNNNNNNNNNNNNNNNNNNNNNNNNNNNNNNNNNNNNNNNNNNNNNNNNNNNNNNNNNNNNNNNNNNNNNNNNNNNNNNNNNNNNNNNNNNNNNNNNNNNNNNNNNNNNNNNNNNNNNNNNNNNNNNNNNNNNNNNNNNNNNNNNNNNNNNNNNNNNNNNNNNNNNNNNNNNNNNNNNNNNNNNNNNNNNNNNNNNNNNNNNNNNNNNNNNNNNNNNNNNNNNNNNNNNNNNNNNNNNNNNNNNNNNNNNNNNNNNNNNNNNNNNNNNNNNNNNNNNNNNNNNNNNNNNNNNNNNNNNNNNNNNNNNNNNNNNNNNNNNNNNNNNNNNNNNNNNNNNNNNNNNNNNNNNNNNNNNNNNNNNNNNNNNNNNNNNNNNNNNNNNNNNNNNNNNNNNNNNNNNNNNNNNNNNNNNNNNNNNNNNNNNNNNNNNNNNNNNNNNNNNNNNNNNNNNNNNNNNNNNNNNNNNNNNNNNNNNNNNNNNNNNNNNNNNNNNNNNNNNNNNNNNNNNNNNNNNNNNNNNNNNNNNNNNNNNNNNNNNNNNNNNNNNNNNNNNNNNNNNNNNNNNNNNNNNNNNNNNNNNNNNNNNNNNNNNNNNNNNNNNNNNNNNNNNNNNNNNNNNNNNNNNNNNNNNNNNNNNNNNNNNNNNNNNNNNNNNNNNNNNNNNNNNNNNNNNNNNNNNNNNNNNNNNNNNNNNNNNNNNNNNNNNNNNNNNNNNNNNNNNNNNNNNNNNNNNNNNNNNNNNNNNNNNNNNNNNNNNNNNNNNNNNNNNNNNNNNNNNNNNNNNNNNNNNNNNNNNNNNNNNNNNaccattctgggcgtttaacgccaggatggctagaagggaagattttgttttcaaatcaaatttttttcaagttttcaaaatcttttcaaaatcaaatctttttcaaatcaatttttcaatcaaatctttttcaaaaccaatttctttccatttttaaagatacttactatcaattaatgatttgattcaacatttcaagtatgttgccttttctgttgagaaaggtttaataattgaatcatatcttttcttgttagtcaagtttttaattttcaaatcaaatcttttttttaaaatgtttttcaaatcatatcttctcaatcacatctttttaaaaccaattatatcttcttaaccacatctttttcaaaatagttttcaatcaattctttttgatttctaatttcaaaatctttttcaaaaatcacttgattccTTTTCCAtcttcattttcgaaaattaagtaatgtttttcaaaaatattttttaaattttccacttaattttcgaaaatNNNNNNNNNNNNNNNNNNNNNNNNNNNNNNNNNNNNNNNNNNNNNNNNNNNNNNNNNNNNNNNNNNNNNNNNNNNNNNNNNNNNNNNNNNNNNNNNNNNNNNNNNNNNNNNNNNNNNNNNNNNNNNNNNNNNNNNNNNNNNNNNNNNNNNNNNNNNNNNNNNNNNNNNNNNNNNNNNNNNNNNNNNNNNNNNNNNNNNNNNNNNNNNNNNNNNNNNNNNNNNNNNNNNNNNNNNNNNNNNNNNNNNNNNNNNNNNNNNNNNNNNNNNNNNNNNNNNNNNNNNNNNNNNNNNNNNNNNNNNNNNNNNNNNNNNNNNNNNNNNNNNNNNNNNNNNNNNNNNNNNNNNNNNNNNNNNNNNNNNNNNNNNNNNNNNNNNNNNNNNNNNNNNNNNNNNNNNNNNNNNNNNNNNNNNNNNNNNNNNNNNNNNNNNNNNNNNNNNNNNNNNNNNNNNNNNNNNNNNNNNNNNNNNNNNNNNNNNNNNNNNNNNNNNNNNNNNNNNNNNNNNNNNNNNNNNNNNNNNNNNNNNNNNNNNNNNNNNNNNNNNNNNNNNNNNNNNNNNNNNNNNNNNNNNNNNNNNNNNNNNNNNNNNNNNNNNNNNNNNNNNNNNNNNNNNNNNNNNNNNNNNNNNNNNNNNNNNNNNNNNNNNNNNNNNNNNNNNNNNNNNNNNNNNNNNNNNNNNNNNNNNNNNNNNNNNNNNNNNNNNNNNNNNNNNNNNNNNNNNNNNNNNNNNNNNNNNNNNNNNNNNNNNNNNNNNNNNNNNNNNNNNNNNNNNNNNNNNNNNNNNNNNNNNNNNNNNNNNNNNNNNNNNNNNNNNNNNNNNNNNNNNNNNNNNNNNNNNNNNNNNNNNNNNNNNNNNNNNNNNNNNNNNNNNNNNNNNNNNNNNNNNNNNNNNNNNNNNNNNNNNNNNNNNNNNNNNNNNNNNNNNNNNNNNNNNNNNNNNNNNNNNNNNNNNNNNNNNNNNNNNNNNNNNNNNNNNNNNNNNNNNNNNNNNNNNNNNNNNNNNNNNNNNNNNNNNNNNNNNNNNNNNNNNNNNNNNNNNNNNNNNNNNNNNNNNNNNNNNNNNNNNNNNNNNNNNNNNNNNNNNNNNNNNNNNNNNNNNNNNNNNNNNNNNNNNNNNNNNNNNNNNNNNNNNNNNNNNNNNNNNNNNNNNNNNNNNNNNNNNNNNNNNNNNNNNNNNNNNNNNNNNNNNNNNNNNNNNNNNNNNNNNNNNNNNNNNNNNNNNNNNNNNNNNNNNNNNNNNNNNNNNNNNNNNNNNNNNNNNNNNNNNNNNNNNNNNNNNNNNNNNNNNNNNNNNNNNNNNNNNNNNNNNNNNNNNNNNNNNNNNNNNNNNNNNNNNNNNNNNNNNNNNNNNNNNNNNNNNNNNNNNNNNNNNNNNNNNNNNNNNNNNNNNNNNNNNNNNNNNNNNNNNNNNNNNNNNNNNNNNNNNNNNNNNNNNNNNNNNNNNNNNNNNNNNNNNNNNNNNNNNNNNNNNNNNNNNNNNNNNNNNNNNNNNNNNNNNNNNNNNNNNNNNNNNNNNNNNNNNNNNNNNNNNNNNNNNNNNNNNNNNNNNNNNNNNNNNNNNNNNNNNNNNNNNNNNNNNNNNNNNNNNNNNNNNNNNNNNNNNNNNNNNNNNNNNNNNNNNNNNNNNNNNNNNNNNNNNNNNNNNNNNNNNNNNNNNNNNNNNNNNNNNNNNNNNNNNNNNNNNNNNNNNNNNNNNNNNNNNNNNNNNNNNNNNNNNNNNNNNNNNNNNNNNNNNNNNNNNNNNggagcaatcatgaagctaaatgacaagttatttggaaatgagacttgggaggatgaatcccctttgctcaccaaagaactgagTGACtcgtctaggcagaaactgcctcaaaagaggcaggactctgggaagttttctataccttgtaccataggcaccatgaccttcaagaaggccttgtgtgacttagggtcaagtgtaaacctcatgcccctctctgtaatggagaaattaggNNNNNNNNNNNNNNNNNNNNNNNNNNNNNNNNNNNNNNNNNNNNNNNNNNNNNNNNNNNNNNNNNNNNNNNNNNNNNNNNNNNNNNNNNNNNNNNNNNNNNNNNNNNNNNNNNNNNNNNNNNNNNNNNNNNNNNNNNNNNNNNNNNNNNNNNNNNNNNNNNNNNNNNNNNNNNNNNNNNNNNNNNNNNNNNNNNNNNNNNNNNNNNNNNNNNNNNNNNNNNNNNNNNNNNNNNNNNNNNNNNNNNNNNNNNNNNNNNNNNNNNNNNNNNNNNNNNNNNNNNNNNNNNNNNNNNNNtaaagaagcgcttgttgggaggcaacccaatgttttataattaactattttcttttgttattttatgtattttgtaggttgatgatcataagaagtcacaaaaacaatgaaaaaaaagcaaaaacagaatgtaaaacaggaagaaaaacagcacaccctggaggacgcacccactggcgtttaaacgccagtgaggttagctggtGGGCGTTtgacgcccagtctggcaccattctgggcgtttaacgcccgaaaggggcaccagactggcgttaaacgccagaaaggggcaagatgctggcgttaaacgccagaaatgggcaccagcccggcgtttaacgccagaaatggctcaaaacgtgaattttgatgccatttggtgcagggatgacttttccttgacaccacaggatctgtggaccccacaggacccccacctaccctaccatcactctctctcttcttcccccattcaccaatcacctcaacacctattccccaaaaacccttcacctatcaaatcccatttttctcttcaccactcacatccatccttcataaaaccccacctaccccaccattcaaattcaaaccactttcccaccatctccctcccctttggccgaatacAAAGACATCCcctttctcctcatttcttcttcttctactctcttctttcttcttttgctcgaggacgagcaaacattttaagtttggtgtggtaaaagcattgctttttgtttttccataaccatttatggcatccaaggccggagaaacctctagaaagaggaaagggaaggcaaaagcttccacctccgagtcatgggagatggagagattcatctcaagggtgcatcaagaccacttctatgaagttgtggccttgaagaaggtgatccccgaggtccctttttcactcaaaaagggtgaatatccggagatccgacatgagatccgaagaagaggttgggaagttcttaccaaccccattcaacaagtcagaatcttgatg harbors:
- the LOC107469948 gene encoding uncharacterized protein LOC107469948; this translates as MELNHVDALLAQNKMIAKQLADFTKQMEKNQVVAVTTQSLTQEGVNIEEGGEWEQANYVGNSPRQNHDPYSKTYNLGWKNHPNFGWRNQQDQDQDQRRQNHNLNNHAVHQHSLQRSYQQPPNHTPQHPYQNKHDHPHSYNPNPPSYSEDRLSRIETLLEGLCKEVKDSKAFQEEVRSNMQNQNAAIKKLEAQIGYLFKQIPSQTNCCNINPNPREECQAITLRSGKELKETSKTPSAENSDEREIEQKEDQVIPPNTHREEEVLRSYPPKAPYPQQLKKKGDDSQFSRFLEIFKRLQINIPFAEVIEQMPRYAKFLKELMTKKRSWRNNETVVLTEECSAIIQHKL